Proteins from one Periplaneta americana isolate PAMFEO1 chromosome 6, P.americana_PAMFEO1_priV1, whole genome shotgun sequence genomic window:
- the LOC138702149 gene encoding farnesol dehydrogenase-like yields the protein MERWTRRVAVVTGASVGIGACIAADLVKKGMKVAGLARRSEKVEELSKSLASAKGKLYAVKCDVTKESEVKEAFKWVKSNLGVVDVLINNAGVLILGNIKESSPDDWRKVFDLNVLGLSMCTKEALQLMKEKGVDDGHIVHINSICGHTPPSPTSVMYYASKHAVTALTEGLRRELVNQKSKIRVTSVSPGLVKTDMPPKQCFETLPFLNPEDVSNSVLYVLGAPPHVQIHELIILPVGAP from the exons ATGGAACGCTGGACAAGACGTGTTGCCGTGGTAACAGGAGCGAGCGTTGGTATTGGAGCGTGCATAGCAGCTGATCTAgtgaagaaaggaatgaaggtgGCAGGCCTGGCACGAAGATCAGAAAAAGTTGAG GAACTTTCAAAGTCTTTGGCATCTGCGAAAGGTAAATTGTACGCTGTGAAATGTGACGTCACAAAGGAGTCTGAAGTGAAGGAGGCGTTCAAATGGGTGAAGTCCAACCTCGGAGTTGTCGACGTCCTCATCAACAATGCTGGCGTGTTAATATTAGGAAATATAAAGG AGAGCTCACCAGATGACTGGAGAAAGGTATTTGACCTAAACGTCCTGGGTTTGAGTATGTGCACCAAAGAGGCCCTGCAGCTGATGAAGGAGAAAGGAGTGGATGACGGACATATTGTTCACATCAATAG TATTTGCGGCCACACCCCTCCCTCGCCAACTTCTGTCATGTACTATGCGTCAAAGCACGCCGTCACAGCATTGACGGAAGGGCTGAGACGAGAACTGGTCAACCAGAAGTCAAAGATAAGAGTCACG aGTGTCAGCCCCGGCCTGGTGAAGACGGACATGCCCCCTAAACAGTGCTTTGAAACCTTGCCTTTTCTGAACCCAGAGGATGTCTCTAATAGCGTGCTGTATGTCTTGGGGGCACCACCCCACGTTCAG